From Mycolicibacterium cosmeticum, a single genomic window includes:
- a CDS encoding crotonase/enoyl-CoA hydratase family protein, protein MSDPKTAPLKTAPLKTMTYEVTDRVARITFNRPEKGNSIVADTPLELAACVERADLDPAVHVILVSGRGEGFCAGFDLSAYADGTSSAGGDGRYEGTVLDGRTQAVNHLPDRPWDPMIDYQMMSRFVRGFASLMRADKPTVVKIHGYCVAGGTDIALHADQVIAAADAKIGYPPMRVWGVPAAGLWAHRLGDQRAKRLLFTGDCITGAQAAEWGLAVEAPAPEDLDERTERLVERIAAMPVNQLIMAKLACNTALLQQGVATSQMVSTVFDGIARHTPEGHAFVADATAHGFREAVRHRDEPLGDYGRRTSGV, encoded by the coding sequence ATGAGCGATCCGAAGACGGCGCCCTTGAAAACGGCGCCCTTGAAAACCATGACCTACGAGGTCACCGACCGGGTCGCGCGGATCACCTTCAACCGGCCGGAGAAGGGCAATTCGATCGTCGCCGACACCCCGCTGGAACTCGCGGCGTGTGTCGAGCGGGCCGACCTGGATCCGGCCGTGCACGTGATCCTGGTATCCGGGCGGGGTGAGGGGTTCTGCGCCGGATTCGACCTGTCCGCCTACGCCGACGGCACCTCGTCGGCCGGCGGTGACGGCCGGTACGAGGGCACGGTGCTGGACGGCCGGACCCAGGCCGTCAACCACCTGCCGGACCGGCCCTGGGATCCGATGATCGACTATCAGATGATGAGCCGCTTCGTCCGCGGCTTCGCCAGCCTGATGCGCGCGGACAAGCCGACGGTGGTCAAGATCCACGGCTACTGTGTCGCCGGCGGTACCGATATCGCGCTGCACGCCGACCAGGTGATCGCCGCGGCCGACGCCAAGATCGGCTACCCGCCGATGCGGGTGTGGGGGGTGCCCGCGGCCGGTCTGTGGGCGCACCGGCTCGGGGACCAACGCGCGAAAAGGCTGCTGTTCACCGGCGATTGCATCACCGGGGCGCAGGCCGCCGAATGGGGCCTGGCCGTGGAGGCGCCCGCGCCGGAAGACCTGGACGAGCGGACCGAACGCCTCGTCGAACGCATCGCCGCGATGCCGGTGAACCAACTCATCATGGCCAAGCTGGCCTGCAACACCGCACTGCTGCAGCAGGGCGTGGCGACCAGCCAGATGGTCAGCACGGTGTTCGACGGTATCGCCAGGCACACCCCCGAGGGCCACGCCTTCGTCGCCGACGCGACCGCCCACGGCTTCCGCGAGGCGGTGCGTCACCGCGACGAACCGCTGGGGGACTACGGTCGCCGCACCTCCGGGGTGTGA
- a CDS encoding TetR/AcrR family transcriptional regulator: protein MAARVTKLSRDAIVNAALVFLDREGWDALTINALATQLGTKGPSLYNHVQSLDDLRRTVRMRVIDDIIGMLNAVGQGRTRDDAVVTMASAYRSYAHHHPGRYSAFTRMPLGGDDPEYTAATRAAAGPVLEALASYGIDGDNAFYAALEFWSALHGFVLLEMTGVMDDVDTDAVFTDMVLRLAAGMQKR, encoded by the coding sequence ATGGCAGCGCGAGTGACCAAACTCAGTCGCGATGCCATCGTGAACGCGGCACTGGTGTTCCTGGACCGCGAAGGCTGGGATGCGCTGACCATCAACGCCCTGGCCACCCAGCTGGGCACCAAGGGCCCGTCGCTGTACAACCACGTGCAGAGCCTGGACGACCTGCGCCGCACCGTCCGGATGCGGGTGATCGACGACATCATCGGCATGCTCAACGCGGTCGGTCAGGGCCGCACCCGGGACGACGCCGTCGTCACGATGGCCAGCGCCTACCGCAGTTACGCCCACCACCATCCGGGCCGGTACTCCGCGTTCACCCGGATGCCGCTGGGCGGCGACGATCCCGAATACACCGCCGCCACCAGGGCCGCCGCGGGACCCGTGCTGGAGGCGCTGGCCTCCTACGGCATCGACGGCGACAACGCGTTCTACGCCGCCCTGGAATTCTGGTCGGCGTTGCACGGGTTCGTGCTGTTGGAGATGACCGGGGTGATGGACGACGTCGACACCGACGCGGTGTTCACCGATATGGTGCTGAGGCTGGCGGCGGGTATGCAGAAGCGCTGA
- a CDS encoding PaaX family transcriptional regulator C-terminal domain-containing protein, translated as MLRLTARSVVLSVLLGAHPAWATTAELIRLTSDFDIKEATLRVALTRMVGAGDLVRSDDGYRLSERLLARQRRQDDAIAPQLRTWNGDWLTCVITAVGADARSRAELRNTLAHSRFGELREGLWLRPDNLTQPVPAGDRVRVLRSRDDDAAGLAALLWDLPVWARTGRALLDDMAAARDVPGRFVTAAGIVRHLVTDPVLPAELLPADWPGDALRGAYQEFAAELAALRDKVEAT; from the coding sequence ATGCTGCGCCTGACGGCCAGGTCCGTGGTGCTCAGCGTGCTGCTCGGCGCGCACCCGGCGTGGGCGACGACGGCCGAATTGATCCGGCTGACATCGGATTTCGACATCAAGGAGGCCACGCTGCGGGTGGCGCTGACCCGGATGGTCGGCGCCGGGGATCTGGTCCGCTCCGACGACGGATACCGGCTGTCGGAACGCCTGCTGGCCAGGCAGCGCCGGCAGGACGACGCCATCGCGCCTCAGCTGCGGACCTGGAACGGGGACTGGCTCACGTGCGTGATCACCGCCGTCGGTGCCGATGCGCGCAGCCGCGCCGAACTGCGAAACACCTTGGCGCACAGCCGGTTCGGCGAGCTCCGCGAAGGGTTGTGGCTACGGCCCGACAACCTGACCCAGCCGGTGCCCGCCGGCGACCGGGTACGGGTGCTGCGCTCCCGCGACGACGACGCGGCCGGGCTCGCGGCCCTGCTGTGGGATCTGCCGGTGTGGGCACGGACCGGTCGGGCACTGCTGGACGACATGGCGGCCGCCCGCGATGTACCCGGCCGATTCGTGACGGCGGCGGGCATCGTCCGGCACCTGGTAACCGACCCGGTGCTGCCCGCGGAATTGCTGCCCGCCGACTGGCCGGGTGACGCACTGCGCGGTGCCTACCAGGAATTCGCTGCCGAGTTGGCGGCGCTACGCGACAAGGTGGAGGCGACATGA
- a CDS encoding acyl-CoA dehydrogenase family protein translates to MRDTHVVTNQVPPLENYNAATFPALAEALIREGGEWGIDEVHEVGALGGSRQAQRWGDLADRNVPILHTHDRYGHRIDEVEYDPAYHELMNAAITHGLHAAPWADDRPGAHVVRAAKMSAWTPEPGHVCPISMTYAVVPALRFNPELAAIYEPLLTSRVYDPELKVPATKAGITAGMSMTEKQGGSDVRAGTTQATPNGDGSYTLVGHKWFTSAPMGDIFLVLAQAGGRGERSDGGNGGLSCFFLPRVLPDGTRNRMFIQRLKDKLGNHANASSEIEYDGATAWLVGEEGRGVKTIIEMVNLTRLDCTLGSATSMRTGLTRAVHHAQHRKAFGAYLIDQPLMRNVLADLAVEAEAATMLAMRMAGATDKAVHGDERESLLRRIGLAAGKYWVCKRATPHAAEAMECFGGNGYAEESGMPRLYREAPLMGIWEGSGNVSALDTLRAMATRPECVEVLFDELAQASEPRLDAHVAALKAQLSDFDNIEYRARKIAEDISLALQGALLVRHGHPAVAEAFLATRLDRQWGGAYGTLPAGLDLAPILERALVKG, encoded by the coding sequence ATGCGAGATACCCATGTCGTGACCAATCAGGTCCCGCCGCTGGAGAACTACAACGCCGCCACCTTCCCCGCGCTCGCCGAGGCGCTCATCCGCGAGGGCGGCGAATGGGGCATCGACGAGGTGCACGAGGTCGGTGCGCTCGGCGGCAGCCGGCAGGCCCAGCGCTGGGGCGACCTGGCCGACCGCAACGTGCCGATCCTGCACACCCACGACCGGTACGGCCACCGCATCGACGAGGTCGAATACGACCCGGCCTACCACGAGCTGATGAACGCGGCGATCACCCACGGCCTGCACGCCGCGCCATGGGCCGACGACCGGCCCGGCGCGCACGTGGTCCGAGCGGCCAAGATGTCGGCCTGGACCCCCGAGCCCGGGCACGTCTGCCCGATCTCGATGACCTACGCCGTCGTGCCCGCGCTGCGCTTCAACCCCGAACTCGCGGCGATCTACGAGCCGCTGCTCACCAGCCGCGTCTACGACCCCGAACTCAAGGTGCCGGCCACCAAGGCCGGGATCACGGCCGGCATGTCGATGACCGAGAAGCAGGGCGGCTCCGACGTGCGCGCCGGCACCACCCAAGCCACCCCGAACGGCGACGGCAGCTACACCCTGGTCGGGCACAAGTGGTTCACCTCGGCGCCGATGGGGGACATCTTCCTGGTGCTGGCCCAGGCGGGCGGCAGGGGCGAGCGCAGCGACGGGGGGAACGGAGGCCTGAGCTGCTTCTTCCTGCCCCGCGTGCTGCCCGACGGCACCCGCAACCGCATGTTCATCCAGCGGCTCAAGGACAAGCTCGGCAACCACGCCAACGCCTCCAGCGAGATCGAGTACGACGGTGCCACCGCCTGGCTGGTGGGCGAGGAGGGCCGCGGGGTCAAGACCATCATCGAGATGGTCAACCTGACCCGGCTGGACTGCACACTGGGCAGCGCCACCAGCATGCGCACCGGGCTGACCCGCGCCGTGCATCACGCCCAGCACCGAAAGGCGTTCGGCGCCTACCTGATCGACCAACCGCTGATGCGCAACGTGCTGGCCGACCTGGCGGTCGAGGCCGAGGCGGCGACCATGCTGGCGATGCGGATGGCCGGGGCCACCGACAAGGCCGTGCACGGTGACGAACGCGAATCCCTGCTGCGCCGTATCGGTTTGGCCGCGGGCAAGTACTGGGTGTGCAAACGCGCGACGCCGCACGCGGCCGAGGCCATGGAGTGCTTCGGCGGCAACGGCTACGCCGAGGAGTCCGGCATGCCGCGGCTGTACCGGGAAGCACCCCTGATGGGCATCTGGGAGGGCTCGGGCAACGTCAGTGCACTGGACACGTTGCGCGCCATGGCAACCCGGCCGGAGTGTGTGGAGGTGCTGTTCGACGAACTGGCCCAGGCGTCCGAGCCCCGCCTGGACGCCCACGTCGCCGCCCTCAAGGCGCAGCTGAGCGACTTCGACAACATCGAATACCGGGCCCGCAAGATCGCCGAGGACATCAGCCTGGCGCTGCAGGGTGCGCTGCTGGTCCGCCACGGTCACCCGGCCGTCGCCGAGGCGTTCCTGGCCACCCGGCTGGACCGGCAGTGGGGCGGGGCGTACGGCACGCTGCCCGCCGGGTTGGACCTGGCCCCGATCCTCGAGCGCGCCCTGGTCAAGGGATGA
- the rpsG gene encoding 30S ribosomal protein S7 → MPRKGPAPKRPLVNDPVYGSQLVTQLVNKVLLDGKKSLAERIVYGALEQAREKTGTDPVVTLKRAMDNVKPSLEVRSRRVGGATYQVPVEVRAERSTTLALRWLVSFSKARREKTMIERLANEILDASNGLGAAVKRREDTHKMAEANRAFAHYRW, encoded by the coding sequence ATGCCGCGCAAGGGTCCCGCGCCGAAGCGCCCGTTGGTCAACGATCCGGTCTACGGGTCGCAGCTGGTCACCCAGCTGGTCAACAAAGTCCTGCTGGACGGGAAGAAATCGCTGGCCGAGCGCATTGTTTATGGTGCGCTGGAGCAGGCCCGGGAGAAGACCGGCACGGATCCGGTGGTCACCCTCAAGCGCGCCATGGACAACGTGAAGCCGTCGCTTGAGGTGCGCAGCCGCCGCGTCGGTGGTGCCACCTACCAGGTGCCGGTCGAGGTGCGGGCCGAGCGCTCGACCACGCTGGCCCTGCGCTGGCTGGTCAGCTTCTCCAAGGCTCGCCGTGAGAAGACCATGATCGAGCGCCTCGCCAACGAGATCCTCGACGCCAGCAATGGCCTGGGTGCCGCCGTCAAGCGGCGCGAGGACACCCACAAGATGGCCGAAGCGAACCGGGCCTTCGCGCACTACCGCTGGTGA
- a CDS encoding DUF3060 domain-containing protein — protein MSVQTILRSAVACALVVPAAMASAAPAGAKNGDTHITGQGVVQTLDCNNATLFVTGTGNTINAKGSCWGVALQGSSNIVIADNVVNDITVYGYDQTVIYHSGDPAVIDRGRELGMTNRINRA, from the coding sequence GTGTCTGTGCAGACGATCCTGCGGTCCGCGGTGGCATGTGCTCTGGTGGTTCCGGCGGCCATGGCGTCGGCGGCACCCGCGGGCGCCAAGAACGGCGACACCCACATCACCGGCCAGGGTGTGGTGCAGACGCTGGACTGCAACAACGCGACGCTGTTCGTCACCGGCACCGGGAACACCATCAACGCCAAGGGCAGCTGCTGGGGCGTGGCGCTGCAGGGATCGTCGAACATCGTGATCGCCGACAACGTCGTCAACGACATCACCGTCTACGGCTATGACCAGACGGTGATCTATCACTCCGGAGACCCGGCGGTGATCGACCGCGGCCGTGAGCTCGGGATGACCAACCGCATCAACCGCGCCTGA
- a CDS encoding crotonase/enoyl-CoA hydratase family protein, translated as MTGSAGRSEATGGGVRTERNGPVTTVIIDRPQARNAVDGPTAAQLYAAFDEFDKDDSAAVAVLWGDNGTFCAGADLKAFGTPEMNQTHRTGPGPMGPTRMVLSKPVIAAVAGYAVAGGLELALWADLRIAEQDAVFGVFCRRWGVPLIDGGTVRLPRLIGQSRAMDLILTGRAVDATEALAIGLANRVVPTGDARRAAEELAAELAASPQLCLRADRLSALHQWGESEQAAMDFEFGSLQQVAAESLAGAKRFADGAGRHGARAD; from the coding sequence ATGACAGGTTCGGCGGGCAGGAGCGAAGCGACCGGGGGAGGGGTCCGCACCGAACGCAACGGACCGGTGACCACGGTGATCATCGACCGGCCGCAGGCCCGTAACGCCGTCGACGGCCCGACCGCGGCGCAGCTGTACGCGGCGTTCGACGAATTCGACAAGGACGACTCGGCGGCCGTCGCCGTGCTCTGGGGCGACAACGGAACCTTCTGTGCCGGAGCCGATCTCAAGGCCTTCGGCACTCCGGAGATGAATCAGACCCACCGCACCGGCCCGGGCCCGATGGGTCCCACGCGGATGGTGCTGTCCAAACCGGTGATCGCCGCCGTCGCCGGTTACGCGGTGGCCGGTGGGCTGGAACTGGCGCTGTGGGCCGACCTGCGGATCGCCGAGCAGGACGCGGTGTTCGGGGTGTTCTGCCGGCGCTGGGGTGTCCCGCTGATCGACGGCGGTACCGTGCGCCTACCCCGGCTGATCGGGCAGAGCCGGGCCATGGATCTGATCCTCACCGGGCGGGCGGTCGACGCCACCGAGGCGCTGGCGATCGGGCTGGCCAACCGGGTGGTCCCCACGGGTGACGCGCGCCGGGCCGCCGAGGAACTGGCCGCCGAACTGGCCGCGTCACCGCAGCTGTGCCTGCGTGCCGACCGCCTCTCCGCCCTGCATCAATGGGGTGAATCCGAGCAGGCGGCAATGGATTTCGAATTCGGTAGCCTCCAGCAGGTGGCCGCCGAATCGCTGGCAGGCGCCAAGCGGTTCGCCGACGGGGCCGGTCGGCACGGCGCCCGGGCCGATTAA
- a CDS encoding M15 family metallopeptidase yields MRRLLGLLLVCCAAACAPAPVAVKPVSTSVPGVPGVPDVPVPPVSDAARAVGFVDVRTIVPDAVVDLRYATADNFVGEPLYPAGARCLVHESLADGLATAAARLRADGLVLVFWDCYRPHDVQVRMFDVVSNPAWVAKPGPYSKSHESGRSVDVTTAGRTGLTDMGTGFDDFTPVANAYATDGVSAAAQRNRAVLRAAMTAGGFAPYAGEWWHFDGPGAGERRPIINVPVT; encoded by the coding sequence GTGCGACGGCTGCTCGGTCTGCTCCTGGTGTGCTGTGCGGCCGCGTGCGCGCCGGCCCCGGTGGCGGTGAAACCGGTGTCCACCAGCGTTCCAGGAGTCCCAGGGGTTCCCGACGTCCCCGTGCCGCCGGTATCGGACGCGGCCCGGGCGGTCGGCTTCGTCGACGTGCGCACGATCGTGCCGGACGCCGTCGTCGACCTGCGTTACGCCACCGCGGACAATTTCGTCGGCGAGCCGCTGTATCCGGCCGGTGCGCGGTGCCTGGTGCACGAATCGCTGGCCGACGGTCTGGCGACGGCCGCCGCGCGGCTGCGCGCCGACGGGCTGGTGCTGGTGTTCTGGGACTGCTACCGGCCGCATGACGTTCAGGTGCGGATGTTCGACGTGGTGTCCAACCCGGCCTGGGTGGCCAAGCCGGGCCCGTACTCGAAGAGCCACGAATCGGGCCGCTCGGTGGATGTGACGACGGCCGGCCGCACCGGATTGACCGATATGGGCACGGGTTTCGACGATTTCACCCCGGTGGCCAACGCCTACGCCACCGACGGGGTCAGCGCGGCCGCGCAACGCAACCGGGCGGTGCTGCGGGCGGCGATGACGGCGGGCGGATTCGCCCCGTACGCCGGTGAGTGGTGGCATTTCGACGGCCCCGGCGCGGGCGAGCGACGGCCCATCATCAACGTGCCGGTCACCTAG
- a CDS encoding DUF3558 domain-containing protein: MRAALIVMCAAAVLAGCGAAGEPGGPNTPAASTAEQSGFRGTDCNGITDADITAAAGRAMFGAAVVSDAGCFWQENTLIGSFGAGMGISTWWYRGSDMDTERGLEQQAGRTVVELAVDGNRGFKAFDANACSIYVAKGRDVITWSIQTMNPAMLPDLCTITEQLAQLSQDRVN; this comes from the coding sequence ATGAGGGCGGCGCTGATCGTGATGTGCGCGGCGGCCGTGCTGGCCGGCTGCGGCGCGGCGGGGGAGCCGGGCGGGCCCAACACCCCGGCGGCATCGACCGCCGAGCAGTCGGGCTTCCGCGGCACCGACTGCAACGGCATCACCGATGCGGACATCACCGCGGCGGCGGGCAGGGCGATGTTCGGTGCGGCCGTGGTCAGCGATGCCGGCTGCTTCTGGCAGGAGAACACGCTGATCGGCTCGTTCGGGGCCGGGATGGGCATCTCCACCTGGTGGTACCGGGGCAGCGACATGGACACCGAGCGGGGCTTGGAACAGCAGGCCGGACGCACCGTCGTCGAACTGGCCGTGGACGGCAACCGGGGGTTCAAGGCGTTCGACGCGAACGCCTGCAGCATCTACGTCGCCAAGGGCCGCGACGTCATCACGTGGTCCATCCAGACCATGAATCCGGCGATGCTGCCCGATCTGTGCACGATCACCGAGCAGCTTGCCCAGCTCAGCCAGGACCGCGTGAACTAG
- a CDS encoding deoxyribonuclease IV, whose protein sequence is MLIGSHVDNADPLAAATADGADVVQFFLGNPQSWKKPAPRDDAEILRASTVPLYVHAPYLINVASANNKVRIPSRKILQDTCDAAAAIGATAVIVHGGHADDKDLDAGFERWVKALDALNTEVPVYLENTAGGDHAMARHFDTIARLWDHIGDKGIGFCLDTCHAWAAGEALVDAVERIRSITGRIDLVHCNDSRDAAGSGADRHANFGLGQIDPQLLAAVVKAADAPVICETSEEGRKDDIAFLRENV, encoded by the coding sequence CTGGCCGCCGCGACCGCCGACGGCGCCGACGTGGTGCAGTTCTTCCTCGGCAACCCGCAGAGCTGGAAGAAACCCGCTCCGCGTGACGACGCCGAGATTCTGCGGGCCTCGACCGTGCCGCTCTATGTGCACGCGCCATACCTGATCAACGTCGCCTCGGCCAACAACAAGGTGCGCATCCCGTCGCGCAAGATCCTGCAGGACACCTGCGACGCCGCCGCGGCCATCGGCGCCACCGCCGTGATCGTGCACGGCGGGCACGCCGACGACAAGGATCTGGACGCCGGCTTCGAGCGCTGGGTCAAGGCGCTCGACGCACTGAACACCGAGGTCCCGGTGTACCTGGAGAACACCGCCGGCGGTGACCACGCGATGGCCCGCCACTTCGACACCATCGCCCGGTTGTGGGACCACATCGGAGACAAGGGAATCGGCTTCTGCCTGGACACCTGCCATGCGTGGGCGGCGGGGGAGGCGCTGGTCGACGCGGTGGAGCGGATCCGGTCCATCACCGGCCGCATCGACCTGGTGCACTGCAACGATTCCCGCGACGCCGCCGGCTCGGGTGCCGACCGGCACGCCAACTTCGGCCTGGGCCAGATCGACCCGCAACTGCTGGCCGCGGTGGTCAAGGCCGCCGACGCCCCGGTGATCTGCGAGACCTCCGAAGAGGGCCGCAAGGACGATATCGCCTTCCTGCGCGAGAACGTCTAA
- the rpsL gene encoding 30S ribosomal protein S12, which produces MPTINQLVRKGRRDKVAKVKTAALKGSPQRRGVCTRVYTTTPKKPNSALRKVARVRLTSAVEVTAYIPGEGHNLQEHSMVLVRGGRVKDLPGVRYKIIRGSLDTQGVKNRKQARSRYGAKKEKS; this is translated from the coding sequence ATGCCAACCATCAACCAGCTGGTCCGCAAGGGTCGCCGCGACAAGGTCGCCAAGGTGAAGACCGCGGCGCTCAAGGGCAGCCCGCAGCGCCGTGGCGTGTGCACCCGCGTGTACACCACCACCCCGAAGAAGCCGAACTCGGCGCTTCGTAAGGTCGCGCGTGTTCGCCTGACCAGCGCGGTCGAGGTCACCGCGTACATCCCGGGTGAGGGTCACAACCTGCAGGAGCACTCGATGGTGCTGGTGCGTGGTGGTCGTGTGAAGGACCTCCCCGGTGTGCGCTACAAGATCATCCGCGGCTCGCTGGACACCCAGGGTGTCAAGAACCGCAAGCAGGCACGTAGCCGTTACGGCGCGAAGAAGGAGAAGAGCTGA
- a CDS encoding cupin domain-containing protein, whose product MCPVKPNSAIRAADLELTLEPVPDSSARTGVHTLTEFGGLEIGVWEMTPGVMPDVEADEVFVVLSGAATVEFADGTAPLTLGPGDVVRLAAGTETVWTVTETLRKVYLAG is encoded by the coding sequence ATGTGTCCGGTGAAGCCGAATTCCGCCATCCGCGCCGCCGACCTGGAACTCACCCTGGAGCCGGTCCCTGACAGCTCCGCGCGCACCGGGGTGCACACGCTGACCGAATTCGGCGGACTGGAGATCGGCGTCTGGGAGATGACGCCCGGGGTGATGCCCGATGTCGAGGCCGACGAGGTGTTCGTCGTGCTCTCCGGTGCGGCGACCGTCGAATTCGCCGACGGCACAGCACCGTTGACGCTCGGCCCGGGCGACGTGGTGCGCCTGGCCGCCGGCACCGAGACGGTGTGGACGGTCACCGAGACGCTGCGGAAGGTCTACCTCGCCGGTTAG
- a CDS encoding DUF3558 domain-containing protein: MRRRGTAAVVGVIVAALTPGCSQTVGGTARLATPGGPADDRSYGYADNRCGLLQDSTVSQTLGADKVVRPYSGAVCQYVLDRKGTVIDVVFAWFDTGTLDRERALAAERGAQITDTVIERHNGFLARRDGVGVACAATAAGGGGVLSWWVQYRHQSTGDPCPDAEKLLSATLKSDL, from the coding sequence ATGCGTCGGCGTGGCACTGCAGCGGTGGTGGGCGTGATCGTCGCGGCCCTGACGCCGGGATGCAGCCAGACCGTCGGTGGCACTGCGCGGTTGGCCACGCCGGGCGGGCCGGCCGACGACCGCAGCTACGGGTACGCGGACAACCGCTGCGGCCTGTTGCAGGACAGCACGGTGTCCCAGACCCTCGGTGCCGACAAGGTCGTGCGCCCCTACAGCGGGGCGGTGTGCCAGTACGTCCTGGACCGCAAGGGCACCGTGATCGACGTGGTGTTCGCCTGGTTCGACACCGGCACCCTCGATCGGGAGCGCGCACTGGCAGCCGAGCGCGGCGCGCAGATCACCGACACCGTCATCGAACGGCACAACGGCTTCCTGGCCCGGCGCGACGGGGTGGGTGTCGCATGCGCGGCCACCGCCGCCGGCGGCGGCGGAGTGCTGAGCTGGTGGGTGCAATACCGCCACCAGTCCACCGGCGACCCGTGCCCGGACGCGGAGAAGCTGTTGTCGGCGACCCTGAAATCGGATCTCTGA
- a CDS encoding DUF3060 domain-containing protein, producing the protein MRSVHIVGSAAAALLTLGLAGCGADNSEGPAPTATAGTSGAQVEIGNTINYGSFGTSAEIDCAQGKSLNIGGSNNTLTVKGTCSSVNIGGADNKLTFEHVDKEISVVGLNNTVVYTDGSPKVEDLGSGNKISKG; encoded by the coding sequence ATGCGATCCGTACACATCGTCGGTTCGGCCGCCGCGGCGCTTCTGACGCTGGGCCTGGCCGGCTGCGGCGCGGACAACTCCGAGGGCCCCGCGCCGACCGCGACCGCCGGCACGTCGGGCGCGCAGGTGGAGATCGGCAACACCATCAACTACGGGTCGTTCGGCACGTCGGCCGAAATCGACTGCGCTCAAGGTAAATCGCTCAATATCGGCGGTTCCAACAACACGCTGACCGTGAAGGGGACCTGCTCCAGCGTGAACATCGGCGGGGCGGACAACAAGCTGACCTTCGAGCATGTGGACAAGGAGATCAGCGTGGTCGGGCTGAACAATACCGTCGTCTACACAGACGGCAGCCCCAAGGTCGAGGATCTGGGGTCGGGTAACAAGATCAGCAAGGGTTAA